A part of Actinoallomurus bryophytorum genomic DNA contains:
- a CDS encoding glycoside hydrolase family 3 C-terminal domain-containing protein has translation MSRRKPTRRRALLAAACSLAATIGLVGASTPAAHADTKPVYLDTGHSFEERAADLVSRMTLDEKVNQLKTNSAPAIPRLGVQQYTYWSEGQHGINTLGANTDHGSASGGVPATSFPTNFASSMSWDRDLMYDETTAISDEARGFLDKSLWGVGANNIGPSKDDYGSLTYWAPTVNLDRDPRWGRTDEAFGEDPYLVAQMGGAFVNGYQGQDKDGKPSTGYLKVASTAKHYALNNTDNDRTGISSDTDDRTLREYYTAQFRDLIENAHVSGLMTSYNAINGTPAVADTYTVNQLAQRTYGFGGYVTSDCGAVGTTWQLPPGGHDWAPPGWTTDHKSSPTWTNTTTGATLSGQAGGQAYALRAGTDANCTGAEATAQNIRDAIATGAMSEGVLDTALVRLFTVRMRTGEFDPPGDVPYTKISKDVIQSAEHQALAEKVADNSLVLLKNDGKLLPADGSKLNKVVILGDLANKVTLGGYSGAPAKQVSAVEGITSAVKAANPSASVVFDAAGTSTTATGDATLSDATKADIKAADLVVVFVGTDDAVAHEGMDRTSLAMPGNYDSLIDQTAALGNPKLALVVQSGGPVKIDDVQDKVSSIVFSGYNGESQGTALADVLLGAQNPAGHLNFTWFKDDSQLPPMSDYDITPGATGGIGRTYQYFTGTPTYPFGRGLSYTGFTYSHVAADEASVTADGDVTVGFDVTNSGDTAGATVAQLYAATPFTVPGVELPKKRLAGFHKTAVLRPGETEHVTLTVKMADLAIWDAQNMKSFVPDGAYRFQVGADSADVAGSADVQVTGALTPKTRYVTVQPEAVGYKVGDTIDLTGKNRWIKDDTDHTREKRNLDVTADDVVEAVNDDQSFVDLKQADVHYSSTDTGVATVSDAGLVTVVGSGVTTIKVTVDGVTGSAAITAKYPYTVTGPSTIEPGGTATATTTFTNSGPDALSDVTMSLTAPDGWTAEASSPATFASVAGGESVHTTWSVKAPADAPRAGYELQAKVAYTDQDGRQGTGDATTLLAIPFASLADAYTNTAITDDADPSAGNLDGGGLSLSAQALAAAGITPGGTVAHGGLTFTWPDVPAGKADNVVAGGQAFEFSGSGARLGFLGLANNDTSSGSGLITYTDGTTQPFTITFPDWWAGGGDTVATFPYINTASGKQNQTVHLFMSTVTLQAGKQVRLVTLPNISHGVSSGTNAMHVFAVTSGG, from the coding sequence ATGTCACGACGCAAGCCCACGCGACGGCGCGCCCTCCTGGCCGCCGCGTGCTCACTCGCAGCCACGATCGGCCTGGTCGGCGCCTCGACGCCGGCCGCCCACGCCGACACCAAGCCGGTCTACCTGGACACCGGCCATTCGTTCGAGGAACGTGCCGCGGACCTGGTCTCGCGCATGACGCTCGACGAGAAGGTGAACCAGCTCAAGACCAACAGCGCACCGGCCATCCCGCGCCTGGGCGTGCAGCAGTACACCTACTGGAGCGAGGGCCAGCACGGGATCAACACCCTCGGCGCGAACACCGACCACGGCTCGGCCTCCGGCGGAGTGCCGGCCACGAGCTTCCCGACCAACTTCGCCTCGTCCATGTCGTGGGACCGCGACCTCATGTACGACGAGACGACGGCGATCTCGGATGAGGCGCGGGGCTTCCTCGACAAGTCCCTGTGGGGGGTCGGCGCGAACAACATCGGACCGAGCAAGGACGACTACGGTTCGCTGACGTACTGGGCGCCGACCGTCAACCTGGACCGCGACCCGCGCTGGGGCCGTACGGACGAGGCGTTCGGCGAGGACCCGTACCTCGTCGCGCAGATGGGCGGCGCCTTCGTCAACGGTTACCAGGGCCAGGACAAGGACGGGAAGCCCAGCACCGGGTACCTGAAGGTCGCCTCGACCGCCAAGCACTACGCGCTGAACAACACGGACAACGACCGGACCGGGATCAGCTCCGACACCGATGACCGGACCCTGCGGGAGTACTACACCGCCCAGTTCCGCGACCTCATCGAGAACGCCCACGTGTCCGGGTTGATGACCTCCTACAACGCCATCAACGGCACCCCGGCCGTCGCCGACACCTACACGGTGAACCAGCTGGCCCAGCGGACGTACGGCTTCGGCGGTTACGTCACCTCCGACTGCGGCGCCGTCGGCACCACCTGGCAACTGCCGCCCGGCGGTCACGACTGGGCCCCGCCCGGCTGGACCACCGACCACAAGTCCAGCCCGACCTGGACCAACACCACCACCGGCGCGACTCTGTCCGGCCAGGCGGGCGGCCAGGCGTACGCGCTGCGTGCCGGCACCGACGCCAACTGCACCGGCGCCGAGGCCACCGCGCAGAACATCAGGGACGCCATCGCCACCGGCGCCATGAGCGAGGGCGTGCTCGACACCGCGCTGGTCCGCCTCTTCACCGTGCGGATGCGGACCGGGGAGTTCGACCCGCCGGGCGACGTCCCGTACACCAAGATCAGCAAGGACGTCATCCAGAGCGCCGAGCACCAGGCCCTGGCCGAGAAGGTCGCCGACAACTCGCTCGTCCTGCTCAAGAACGACGGAAAGCTGCTGCCGGCGGACGGCTCGAAGCTGAACAAGGTGGTCATCCTCGGCGACCTGGCGAACAAGGTCACGCTCGGCGGTTACTCCGGCGCGCCGGCCAAGCAGGTCAGCGCCGTCGAGGGCATCACCTCCGCGGTCAAGGCCGCCAACCCGTCCGCCTCGGTGGTCTTCGACGCGGCCGGCACGTCCACGACGGCCACCGGTGACGCGACCCTCAGCGACGCCACCAAGGCCGACATCAAGGCCGCGGACCTCGTGGTCGTCTTCGTCGGCACGGACGACGCCGTCGCGCACGAGGGCATGGACCGTACGAGCCTGGCCATGCCCGGCAACTACGACTCCCTGATCGACCAGACCGCCGCGCTGGGCAACCCGAAGCTGGCGCTCGTGGTCCAGTCCGGCGGCCCCGTCAAGATCGACGACGTCCAGGACAAGGTGTCCTCGATCGTCTTCAGCGGCTACAACGGCGAGAGCCAGGGCACCGCGCTGGCCGACGTCCTGCTGGGTGCGCAGAATCCGGCCGGGCACCTCAACTTCACCTGGTTCAAGGACGACTCACAGCTCCCGCCGATGTCCGACTACGACATCACGCCGGGCGCCACCGGCGGGATCGGCCGTACGTACCAGTACTTCACCGGCACGCCGACCTACCCCTTCGGCCGCGGGCTGAGCTACACCGGGTTCACCTACTCCCACGTCGCGGCCGACGAGGCGTCGGTGACCGCCGACGGCGACGTCACCGTGGGTTTCGACGTCACCAACAGCGGTGACACGGCGGGCGCCACGGTCGCGCAGCTGTACGCCGCCACGCCGTTCACGGTCCCGGGTGTCGAGCTGCCGAAGAAGCGGCTGGCCGGCTTCCACAAGACCGCGGTGCTGCGGCCCGGGGAGACCGAGCACGTCACGCTCACCGTGAAGATGGCCGACCTGGCCATCTGGGACGCCCAGAACATGAAGTCGTTCGTGCCGGACGGCGCCTACCGGTTCCAGGTCGGGGCCGACTCCGCCGACGTCGCCGGCTCGGCCGACGTACAGGTCACCGGCGCGCTGACTCCCAAGACGCGGTATGTCACCGTGCAGCCCGAGGCCGTCGGCTACAAGGTCGGGGACACCATCGACCTGACCGGCAAGAACCGGTGGATCAAGGACGACACCGACCACACGCGGGAGAAGCGCAACCTCGACGTGACCGCCGACGACGTCGTCGAGGCGGTCAACGACGACCAGTCATTCGTCGACCTGAAGCAGGCCGACGTCCACTACAGCAGCACCGACACCGGCGTGGCGACGGTGAGCGACGCGGGGCTGGTGACGGTGGTCGGCTCCGGCGTGACGACCATCAAGGTGACGGTCGACGGCGTCACGGGCTCGGCGGCCATCACCGCCAAGTACCCGTACACGGTCACCGGGCCCTCGACCATCGAGCCCGGCGGCACCGCCACCGCGACGACCACGTTCACCAACTCGGGACCGGACGCGCTGAGCGACGTGACGATGTCGCTCACCGCCCCCGACGGCTGGACCGCGGAGGCGAGCTCCCCGGCAACGTTCGCCAGTGTCGCCGGCGGCGAGTCCGTGCACACGACCTGGTCGGTCAAGGCCCCGGCCGACGCGCCGCGCGCCGGCTACGAGCTCCAGGCCAAGGTCGCCTACACCGATCAGGACGGCCGGCAGGGCACCGGTGACGCGACGACGCTCCTGGCCATCCCGTTCGCGTCACTGGCCGACGCGTACACCAACACCGCGATCACCGACGACGCCGACCCGTCGGCGGGCAACCTGGACGGCGGCGGCCTGAGCCTGTCGGCGCAGGCGCTGGCCGCCGCCGGCATCACGCCGGGCGGCACGGTCGCGCACGGCGGGCTCACCTTCACCTGGCCGGACGTCCCGGCGGGCAAGGCGGACAACGTCGTCGCCGGCGGGCAGGCGTTCGAGTTCTCCGGGTCGGGCGCCCGGCTCGGCTTCCTGGGACTGGCCAACAACGACACCTCGTCGGGCAGCGGCCTGATCACCTACACGGATGGCACCACCCAGCCGTTCACGATCACGTTCCCCGACTGGTGGGCCGGCGGCGGGGACACCGTCGCCACCTTCCCCTACATCAACACCGCGTCCGGGAAGCAGAACCAGACCGTCCACCTGTTCATGTCCACGGTCACGCTGCAGGCGGGCAAGCAGGTACGGCTGGTCACCCTTCCCAACATCAGTCACGGGGTGTCGAGCGGCACCAACGCCATGCACGTCTTCGCCGTCACCAGCGGCGGCTAG
- a CDS encoding response regulator, translated as MTIRVLIADDQEMVRSGLRFILEDQPDITVVAEAADGAGAVAQARRLRPDVCLIDIRMPRLDGIEVTRVLAGPDVTDPLRVVIVTTFDLDEYVYGALRAGAVGFILKNAGPALLVEAVRAASTGDALISPSVTVRLLKHLAPTKTPAVAEPAQPLSGREIEVIHAIARGRTNQEIGAELFISLSTVKSHVSSVQTKLGLRNRVEVAAWAWESGLVDPAGGRHPR; from the coding sequence ATGACCATCCGGGTGCTGATCGCCGACGACCAGGAGATGGTCCGCAGCGGGCTGCGCTTCATCCTCGAGGACCAGCCCGACATCACCGTGGTCGCCGAGGCGGCGGACGGCGCAGGCGCCGTGGCCCAGGCGCGCCGCCTGCGCCCCGACGTCTGCCTCATCGACATCCGGATGCCCCGTCTCGACGGCATCGAGGTCACCCGTGTCCTGGCCGGCCCCGACGTCACGGACCCGCTCCGGGTGGTCATCGTCACCACCTTCGACCTCGATGAGTACGTCTACGGGGCGCTGCGCGCCGGGGCGGTCGGCTTCATCCTCAAGAACGCCGGCCCCGCCCTGCTGGTCGAGGCCGTACGCGCCGCCAGCACCGGAGACGCCCTCATCTCCCCTTCCGTCACGGTGCGGCTCCTCAAGCACCTCGCGCCCACGAAGACCCCGGCGGTCGCCGAACCCGCACAGCCGCTGTCCGGCCGGGAGATCGAGGTCATCCACGCCATCGCCCGAGGCCGCACCAACCAGGAGATCGGCGCCGAGCTGTTCATCTCCCTCAGCACCGTCAAGAGTCACGTGTCCAGCGTCCAGACCAAGCTGGGGCTCCGCAACCGAGTGGAGGTCGCCGCCTGGGCCTGGGAGAGCGGGCTCGTCGACCCCGCCGGCGGCCGTCACCCCCGATGA
- a CDS encoding sensor histidine kinase → MNMLDRLAERPGTVANAGFAVMFTGALAVGAHTLAGNGANWMFDLAVGAVVCAAALLRGHSRTRAAAVALVVCGAAELAAWRWHLPGQPGGAAVLALFVLVGSACRVLPVRPAAAIVAGGVVVTAGTMERYLVFIRDGTPCSYAATWSMGLGLCAAVGTGLWLRSLDGRRQAAIETVRRDERLALARELHDAAAHHITGVVIQAQAARIAARRNAPTLEDNLAAIESAGSDALASMRQVIGLLRDDDDAGGLTPGPERLTDLVERFAGRGPAVRLRLPDGPTDPSWPPEVTTTVCRVVQEALTNVTRHASGAHEVTVALAHDRWNITVEITDDAPAAGSHRFPHSGGYGLVGMRERVEALGGTLSAGPGTGTGWSVLATLPAPGRP, encoded by the coding sequence ATGAACATGCTGGATCGCCTGGCCGAGCGGCCCGGGACGGTCGCCAACGCCGGGTTCGCCGTCATGTTCACGGGGGCGCTGGCCGTCGGCGCACACACGCTCGCGGGCAACGGCGCCAACTGGATGTTCGACCTCGCCGTCGGGGCGGTCGTGTGCGCGGCGGCCCTGCTGCGCGGACACTCCCGTACGCGGGCGGCGGCGGTGGCGTTGGTCGTCTGCGGGGCCGCCGAGCTGGCCGCCTGGCGCTGGCACCTGCCGGGACAGCCGGGCGGTGCCGCGGTCCTCGCCCTGTTCGTGCTCGTCGGCTCCGCGTGCCGGGTGCTTCCGGTACGTCCGGCGGCGGCCATCGTGGCGGGCGGGGTGGTGGTGACGGCCGGCACCATGGAGAGATACCTGGTCTTCATCCGCGACGGCACGCCGTGTTCCTACGCGGCGACCTGGTCCATGGGGCTGGGACTGTGCGCCGCCGTGGGCACCGGCCTCTGGCTACGCTCCCTCGACGGCCGCCGCCAGGCCGCCATCGAGACCGTACGCCGGGACGAGCGCCTCGCCCTCGCGCGGGAGCTCCACGACGCCGCGGCGCACCACATCACCGGCGTCGTCATCCAGGCCCAGGCCGCACGGATCGCCGCGCGCAGGAACGCACCGACGCTGGAGGACAACCTGGCGGCGATCGAGTCCGCCGGCAGCGACGCTCTGGCCTCCATGCGCCAGGTCATCGGCCTGCTGCGGGACGACGACGACGCCGGTGGGCTCACTCCCGGGCCCGAGCGGCTCACCGACCTCGTGGAACGCTTCGCCGGGCGCGGTCCCGCCGTACGGCTGCGGCTGCCCGACGGACCCACCGACCCGTCCTGGCCCCCGGAGGTGACCACCACCGTCTGCCGGGTCGTCCAGGAGGCCCTCACCAACGTGACCCGCCACGCCTCCGGCGCACACGAGGTGACCGTGGCGCTCGCCCACGACCGGTGGAACATCACCGTCGAGATCACCGACGACGCGCCCGCGGCCGGCTCGCACCGGTTCCCGCACTCCGGCGGATACGGGCTGGTCGGCATGCGCGAGCGCGTCGAGGCCCTCGGCGGGACGCTCAGCGCCGGTCCGGGGACCGGGACCGGCTGGTCGGTGCTCGCCACGCTGCCCGCCCCGGGCAGGCCATGA
- a CDS encoding ABC transporter ATP-binding protein produces MTAALRARGLGRRFGRHRALSDCTLDIPAGRVVGLVGPNGAGKTTLLSLAAGLLTPTSGTIEVCGGRPGGGPAQLAKVGFVAQDTPVYARLTVAEHLRLGARLNRGWDARLAADRIQRLGVPPGRRAGDLSGGQRAQLALTLAIAKRPELLILDEPVASLDPLARREFLQELSETAGGLSVLHSSHLVSDMERVCDYLIVLVASRVRVAGEVGELLAGHQLLTGPSTTAVPSGPHVISVHRTDRVTTVLVRAGATAGDPVWSAGPAGLEDLVLGYMSPSVPALEVQR; encoded by the coding sequence ATGACCGCTGCTCTGCGGGCCCGGGGACTGGGCAGGAGATTCGGGCGGCACCGCGCGCTCTCGGACTGCACCCTCGACATCCCGGCCGGACGGGTCGTCGGGCTCGTCGGCCCCAACGGCGCCGGGAAGACCACCCTGCTGAGCCTGGCCGCCGGGCTGCTGACACCGACGTCGGGCACCATCGAGGTGTGCGGCGGGCGACCGGGCGGCGGTCCGGCGCAGCTGGCCAAGGTCGGTTTCGTCGCCCAGGACACGCCGGTCTACGCCAGGCTGACCGTCGCCGAGCATCTCAGGCTGGGCGCCCGGCTCAACCGGGGCTGGGACGCGCGGCTGGCGGCGGACCGGATCCAGCGGCTCGGCGTGCCCCCCGGCCGGCGGGCCGGAGACCTGTCCGGCGGTCAGCGCGCCCAGCTCGCCCTGACCCTCGCCATCGCCAAGCGGCCCGAGCTGCTGATCCTCGACGAACCGGTCGCCAGCCTCGATCCGCTCGCCCGGCGGGAGTTCCTGCAGGAGCTGAGCGAGACGGCAGGCGGACTCAGCGTCCTGCACTCCTCCCACCTGGTCTCGGACATGGAGCGGGTCTGCGACTACCTCATCGTGCTCGTCGCCTCCCGCGTACGGGTGGCCGGCGAGGTCGGTGAGCTGCTGGCCGGCCATCAGCTCCTCACCGGGCCGAGCACCACCGCCGTCCCCTCCGGGCCGCACGTCATCTCGGTACACCGCACCGACCGCGTGACGACCGTGCTCGTACGGGCCGGCGCCACGGCCGGCGATCCCGTCTGGTCGGCCGGCCCGGCCGGCCTCGAAGACCTCGTCCTCGGCTACATGAGCCCGTCCGTTCCCGCCCTGGAGGTGCAGCGATGA
- a CDS encoding transporter codes for MIWLTWRQLRTQAAVVFGLIAVLAVLLAATGPRLAGRYGTDSFLSEIGGADTALYLLGALALLALPFVIGMFWGAPMIARELEAGTHRLVWTQGSTRTRWLLTKLGLTGLTAMAAAGLLSLAVTWWSGPIDRAIADASGAGAAPGPGLLIFPRLSPEIFDSRGIVPLGYAAFAFVLGVTVGVIVARILPAMAIVLALLAVTQITMSVGVRPHLETPERLTTTITATNILRIDRGGHLTLAIDRPGAWSTAQRTVNASGRTVRPPSWMGDCLPGPGQRDQGCFARLEREGYRQVVTYQPAGRFWAIQRDEALVYLALALLLAGLCAWWTRHRLS; via the coding sequence ATGATCTGGCTGACGTGGCGCCAGCTCCGTACGCAGGCCGCGGTGGTGTTCGGCCTCATCGCCGTCCTCGCCGTTCTCCTGGCGGCCACCGGCCCGCGGCTGGCCGGCCGGTACGGCACCGATTCGTTCCTGAGCGAGATCGGCGGCGCCGACACCGCGCTCTACCTGCTCGGCGCCCTCGCCCTGCTCGCGCTGCCGTTCGTCATCGGCATGTTCTGGGGCGCCCCGATGATCGCCCGGGAGCTGGAGGCCGGAACCCACCGGCTCGTCTGGACCCAGGGCTCCACCCGCACCCGCTGGCTCCTGACCAAGCTCGGCCTCACCGGACTGACGGCCATGGCCGCCGCCGGACTGCTCAGCCTCGCGGTGACCTGGTGGTCCGGCCCGATCGACAGGGCCATCGCGGACGCCAGTGGCGCCGGCGCGGCTCCCGGCCCGGGCCTCCTGATCTTCCCGCGCCTGTCACCCGAGATCTTCGACTCGCGCGGGATCGTGCCCCTCGGCTACGCGGCCTTCGCCTTCGTCCTCGGCGTCACCGTCGGAGTCATCGTGGCTCGCATTCTGCCGGCCATGGCCATCGTGCTCGCCCTCCTGGCCGTCACCCAGATCACCATGTCCGTGGGCGTCCGGCCCCACCTCGAGACGCCCGAGCGCCTCACCACCACGATCACGGCGACGAACATCCTCCGTATCGACAGGGGCGGCCACCTGACCCTGGCCATCGACAGGCCGGGCGCGTGGAGCACCGCGCAACGGACCGTCAACGCGTCCGGGCGGACGGTCCGGCCACCGTCGTGGATGGGCGACTGCCTGCCCGGCCCGGGGCAGCGGGACCAGGGCTGCTTCGCCAGGCTCGAACGCGAGGGGTACCGGCAGGTGGTGACCTACCAGCCGGCCGGCCGCTTCTGGGCCATCCAGCGGGACGAGGCGCTGGTCTACCTCGCCCTCGCCCTCCTCCTGGCCGGACTGTGCGCCTGGTGGACCCGCCACCGGCTCTCGTAG
- a CDS encoding Imm1 family immunity protein, producing the protein MSISGEIRQQVAGALELSAEARGSVEAAAELVDSAVGNLTAVLAASNDPKAGQAIQSLIQAGERLGEIAGLFGVVAGELPVFLGRLDQTSDVKAERGSTVSTSHGKGGKQKASVARPESREDPATEEKTFMAWWGTKSREIADAGSAESAIGEAADRLFSGGVRGVAIRIGKGEREQSPLRIYIDTTAGRAAVSWQGSPGVESGVDPDQPLLVEDDPKLPPVTVPPERARVTPATAIRAAREYVETGRRPTCLDWDPDRTAPPAERAVEPRTGEAARPEPARRPGDERRRRR; encoded by the coding sequence GTGTCGATATCGGGCGAGATAAGGCAGCAGGTCGCCGGCGCGCTGGAGCTCTCGGCGGAGGCACGGGGCTCCGTCGAGGCGGCCGCCGAGCTCGTCGACTCGGCGGTGGGGAACCTGACCGCCGTGCTCGCGGCGTCGAACGACCCCAAAGCCGGGCAGGCCATCCAGTCGCTCATCCAGGCCGGGGAGCGGCTGGGCGAGATCGCCGGCCTGTTCGGCGTGGTCGCGGGCGAGCTGCCGGTCTTCCTCGGCCGCCTCGACCAGACCTCCGACGTCAAGGCCGAGCGTGGCTCCACCGTCTCGACGTCACACGGGAAGGGCGGGAAACAGAAGGCGTCCGTGGCGCGGCCCGAGAGCCGCGAGGATCCCGCCACCGAGGAGAAGACCTTCATGGCCTGGTGGGGCACCAAGTCACGGGAGATCGCCGACGCCGGTTCGGCGGAGAGCGCCATCGGGGAGGCCGCGGACCGCCTCTTCTCCGGCGGGGTACGCGGGGTCGCGATCCGCATCGGCAAGGGCGAGCGGGAGCAGTCGCCGCTGCGGATCTACATCGACACCACCGCGGGACGCGCCGCCGTCTCCTGGCAGGGCAGCCCCGGCGTCGAGTCCGGCGTCGACCCCGACCAGCCGCTGCTCGTCGAGGACGACCCGAAGCTGCCACCGGTGACGGTCCCGCCCGAACGCGCCCGCGTCACACCGGCGACCGCCATCCGCGCCGCGCGAGAGTACGTCGAGACCGGACGGCGCCCGACCTGCCTGGACTGGGATCCCGACCGGACGGCCCCACCAGCCGAACGCGCGGTGGAGCCGCGTACCGGCGAGGCGGCCCGCCCGGAGCCGGCCCGCCGGCCCGGCGACGAACGCCGCCGGCGGCGCTGA
- a CDS encoding WD40 repeat domain-containing protein has protein sequence MRSEAVWESVAPGVELATLEGHAGRAVDLCTTVVEGRTLLASAGADGTLRIWDPVTARQVRVLHGHAGAVDAVVEVDGVLVSSGRDGTVRTWDPVTGERLRTLTGHKGVIPVEVGGKTLVASASPDSVRLWDPRTGQTRQVIAGATGRAIACRGDLVMATSGTAGGGKGVGVWDLTTGEPRGSAEPDGHTTVDLCAITVGGRPLFATAGYDKEMEGGRIRLWDPATGELVRVIEHEPIVEATLDRITHVRAVELGGRERLVSVGQKTVRIWDQDTGASVQVFIPSESWVERACFFRAGGRELLAVPEKYVDSLCVWDTATGEPVNRIQRGRGPFDALCAVDLDGRTLLAGADGHLRTVRLWDPLGPGTRPRPQGHTGDVYGAWAFQGKVVSVADESLRIWDAETGARLRRIRGSMFGIQDVHAFTADGRELLAGAFSSYDDGRIRIWDPATGRQLRRLERRWEEGPTIVCAFDRDGRTLLVAAGDSLLRIWDPVTGGLEHEEECDAALEWLGRITVDGRPALVADARGRGVRLWYPADAVWQDLAGPGADFAFMLGDRPLVAAGESETLRVWDPLTAREQCVLRGEEGTRFAGIGVLTLEGRPLLVTHGGEDRTVRVWDPADGRGEHVIPVHHEVVGCAPLGNGLLAIAVPSGLVVHRVSS, from the coding sequence ATGCGTTCTGAGGCGGTTTGGGAGTCGGTCGCGCCCGGAGTCGAGCTGGCCACTCTCGAAGGGCATGCCGGACGGGCGGTGGATCTCTGCACGACCGTGGTGGAGGGCCGGACGCTGCTGGCCAGCGCGGGCGCGGACGGCACGCTGCGGATCTGGGATCCCGTCACCGCGCGGCAGGTCCGTGTCCTGCACGGGCACGCGGGCGCGGTCGACGCGGTGGTCGAGGTCGACGGCGTGCTGGTCAGCTCGGGCCGTGACGGGACCGTACGGACCTGGGATCCCGTCACGGGCGAGCGGCTGCGGACGCTGACCGGCCACAAAGGGGTGATCCCCGTCGAGGTAGGCGGGAAGACCCTGGTCGCGAGCGCCTCGCCGGACTCGGTACGGCTGTGGGATCCGCGTACGGGACAGACCCGTCAGGTCATCGCCGGCGCGACCGGACGGGCGATCGCCTGTCGCGGGGACCTGGTGATGGCCACCTCCGGTACCGCGGGCGGGGGCAAGGGCGTCGGCGTCTGGGACCTGACCACCGGTGAGCCGCGCGGGAGCGCGGAGCCGGACGGTCACACGACCGTGGACCTTTGCGCGATCACCGTCGGCGGGCGGCCCCTGTTCGCCACGGCGGGATACGACAAGGAGATGGAGGGAGGCAGGATCAGGCTGTGGGATCCCGCCACCGGCGAGCTCGTACGGGTCATCGAGCACGAGCCGATCGTCGAGGCCACCCTGGATCGCATCACGCACGTGCGCGCCGTCGAGCTGGGTGGCAGGGAGCGACTGGTCAGCGTCGGGCAGAAGACCGTACGGATCTGGGACCAGGACACCGGAGCGTCCGTCCAGGTCTTCATCCCGTCCGAGAGCTGGGTGGAGCGGGCGTGCTTCTTCCGCGCCGGGGGCCGTGAGCTGCTCGCGGTGCCGGAGAAGTACGTGGACTCTCTGTGCGTCTGGGACACCGCCACCGGCGAACCGGTCAACCGGATCCAGCGCGGCCGGGGGCCTTTCGACGCGCTGTGCGCCGTGGACCTCGACGGCAGGACACTGCTGGCCGGCGCGGACGGTCACCTCAGGACCGTACGGCTGTGGGATCCGCTGGGGCCCGGCACGCGGCCCCGTCCCCAGGGCCATACCGGAGACGTCTACGGAGCCTGGGCCTTCCAGGGCAAGGTCGTCAGCGTCGCGGACGAGTCACTGCGGATCTGGGACGCGGAGACCGGAGCGCGGCTTCGCCGGATCCGAGGATCGATGTTCGGCATCCAGGACGTGCACGCCTTCACCGCCGACGGCCGGGAACTGCTCGCGGGCGCGTTCTCCAGTTATGACGACGGGCGGATCCGGATCTGGGACCCCGCCACCGGACGGCAGCTCAGGCGTCTGGAACGCCGGTGGGAGGAGGGGCCGACGATCGTGTGCGCGTTCGACCGGGACGGCCGGACGCTGCTGGTGGCGGCCGGCGATTCCCTCCTCAGGATCTGGGACCCGGTCACCGGCGGGCTGGAACACGAAGAGGAGTGCGATGCCGCCCTCGAATGGCTCGGCCGGATCACCGTGGACGGCCGTCCCGCGCTGGTCGCCGACGCCCGGGGCCGCGGGGTGCGCCTCTGGTATCCGGCCGACGCGGTCTGGCAGGACCTGGCGGGACCCGGGGCGGACTTCGCGTTCATGCTCGGGGACCGCCCCCTGGTGGCCGCCGGCGAATCGGAGACGCTACGCGTCTGGGACCCGCTGACCGCCCGGGAGCAGTGCGTCCTGCGGGGAGAGGAGGGCACTCGCTTCGCCGGAATCGGCGTGCTGACGCTGGAGGGCCGTCCGCTGCTCGTCACGCATGGAGGGGAGGACCGTACGGTCCGCGTCTGGGATCCCGCGGACGGCCGAGGTGAGCACGTCATCCCGGTCCACCACGAGGTCGTCGGTTGTGCACCGCTCGGGAACGGCCTGCTCGCGATCGCCGTCCCCTCAGGCCTGGTCGTGCACCGCGTCTCGTCCTGA